Proteins encoded together in one Penicillium digitatum chromosome 1, complete sequence window:
- a CDS encoding Ribosome assembly protein 1, with protein sequence MSDAIPSTSAGPDTIERSLPSNAEDRKAAAALSSLNTNDITTEGASAGAPLTASQEALGKAMSRLEIAAGQESDNKKLAKRPKTDEVAKKQTVKVAPADVTLLVDQLDVNKIKATELLKAHDGDVAKAMKAFIAPSVQV encoded by the exons atgTCCGACGCGATTCCCTCTACCAGTGCTGGCCCAGATACAATCGAAAGGTCCCTTCCCTCAAACGCCGAAGATCGAAAAGCCGCTGCCGCTCTTTCCTCCCTCAACACAAATGACATCACGACGGAGGGTGCCTCCGCCGGGGCACCGCTTACTGCAAGCCAAGAGGCCCTGGGAAAGGCTATGAGTCGGCTTGAGATAGCTGCTGGACAAGAATCGGACAACAAAAAGCTGGCTAAAAGACCAAAAACGGACGAAGTTGCGAAAAAGCAAACAGTCAAGGTTGCTCCAGCTGACGTTACACTGCTG GTTGACCAGCTGGATGTAAATAAAATCAAAGCCACGGAGTTACTCAAGGCTCATGATGGGGATGTCGCCAAGGCAATGAAGGCATTCATTGCCCCATCTGTTCAAGTGTGA
- a CDS encoding Sucrose/H+ symporter, plant, protein MGASPQTPNHGQDRHEDPGNVHIASHDAFDLIGHYADLTGAESDTDVESDDTATFESGSQQRRLESAPLATSHRRYSSNEDDDNDHDGVLTPSDEDEEKPVTWSSLPKKGQLAILTLARLSEPLTQTSLQAYLFYQLKSFDPSLPDSKISAQAGILQGSFTAAQFITAVWWGRLADAEWMGRKRVLLIGLMGTCLSCVGFGFSRSFTTAVVFRTLGGVLNSNVGVMRTLIAEIIAEKKYQSRAFLLLPMCFNVGVIIGPILGGSLADPVSSFPQIFGPGSILGGNDGVWWMQRWPYALPNLLSAIFIFASFLAIFLGLDETHEITRYRKDWGLSLETTSLFTRTAASIWTSNVILTLTAQFLLAFHTSAFNSMTFVFLPAPRAPENSRQGLFHFGGGLGLPSSRVGLATAIVGLIGLPLQIFFYPRIQTKLGTLTSFRTFLPFSPFAYVLMPFLVVLPRIPWIVWPSFTFVVGLQVISRTFILPASVILVNNCVTDPSMLGTVHGVAQSVSSAARTLGPFLGGWGLGLGLENNMIGAVWWALAVESLLGWAMLWRIYEGKGIEDKKDEVEEDEE, encoded by the exons ATGGGGGCTTCTCCGCAAACCCCGAACCACGGACAAGACCGCCACGAGGACCCAGGAAATGTTCATATTGCATCCCATGACGCTTTTGACTTGATCGGTCATTATGCAGACTTGACCGGTGCTGAAAGTGATACCGATGTTGAGAGTGACGACACCGCTACTTTCGAAAGCGGCTCCCAGCAGAGGAGGTTGGAGTCCGCGCCGCTGGCAACCAGTCACCGAAGATATTCCTCcaacgaagatgatgataaCGACCACGACGGCGTGCTTACACCGTccgatgaggacgaggagaaACCGGTGACTTGGAGTTCGCTACCGAAGAAGGGCCAGTTGGCGATCTTGACCTTGGCGCGACTGTCAGAGCCGTTGACACAGACCTCTCTACAAGCATACCTGTTCTATCAGCTCAAATCTTTTGATCCGTCTTTGCCAGACTCGAAGATCTCCGCGCAGGCAGGTATTCTCCAGGGTAGCTTTACAGCCGCGCAATTTATCACCGCTGTCTGGTGGGGCCGTCTGGCTGATGCTGAATGGATGGGACGGAAGAGAGTGCTGTTGATCGGATTGATGGGCACCTGTTTGTCTTGTGTAGGCTTTGGCTTCTCTCGATCTTTTACAACGGCCGTGGTTTTTCGAACACTGGGCGGGGTATTGAACAGCAATGTGGGAGTGATGCGGACGCTGATTGCAGAGATCATAGCCGAGAAGAA ATATCAATCCCGCGCCTTTTTGCTCTTACCTATGTGCTTCAATGTCGGGGTGATCATAGGTCCAATCTTGGGGGGCTCTTTGGCCGATCCTGTCAGTAGCTTTCCTCAAATTTTCGGCCCAGGATCTATCCTTGGAGGTAACGATGGTGTTTGGTGGATGCAGCGCTGGCCCTATGCATTACCGAATCTCTTGAGCGCCATCTTCATATTTGCATCATTCCTCGCAATCTTTCTTGGGCTTGATGAG ACCCATGAAATTACACGTTATAGAAAGGACTGGGGTCTAAGCCTAG AGACGACGAGTCTGTTTACACGGACGGCAGCGTCG ATCTGGACAAGCAATGTTATTTTAACTTTGACGGCTCAATTCCTGCTCGCCTTCCACACAAGCGCCTTCAACTCCATGACATTTGTGTTTTTGCCCGCACCCCGTGCCCCAGAGAACTCCCGACAAGGTCTTTTCCATTTCGGTGGTGGACTAGGCCTTCCCTCATCCCGGGTTGGGCTTGCTACTGCTATCGTTGGTTTAATTGGCCTGCCACTACAGATCTTCTTCTATCCACGGATACAGACAAAGCTCGGCACGCTCACGTCATTCCGAACGTTCCTTCCCTTTTCACCCTTTGCTTACGTGCTGATGCCCTTCCTTGTGGTTCTTCCACGCATACCATGGATTGTTTGGCCTTCTTTCACGTTTGTCGTTGGCTTACAGGTCATCTCGCGAACATTCATCCTGCCTGCTTCTGTCATCCTGGTGAACAATTGTGTCACGGATCCATCTATGCTAGGTACAGTCCATGGAGTGGCGCAGAGCGTATCCAGTGCAGCTCGGACCCTGGGGCCATTTCTAGGTGGCTGGGGTCTGGGACTAGGCCTGGAGAATAATATGATTGGGGCTGTTTGGTGGGCCCTGGCCGTCGAGTCTTTGCTTGGTTGGGCTATGCTGTGGAGAATCTACGAGGGCAAAGGAATTGAAGACAAGAAAGATGAGgtagaggaagatgaggagtGA
- a CDS encoding Extradiol ring-cleavage dioxygenase, class III enzyme, subunit B: protein MAPTPVHFFSHGSTMMLGEESSSACYWKKCGDEALEHGIKGVLNNDLETANRCIKLLADAGFNVCGNDTVELIHDVYLILIRMFPKTCPPATLISLNARYDPHYHMKVGSTVRELRNEGYLIIGTGGAVHNLYRSRQAVEDVITTTSGPQLRRAMTRLMKHPEYRDAHATDDRFRPAMFMAGAAGEFEDVGSPAVLGAETWELTNKCNSQFTEVGRA, encoded by the exons ATGG CGCCGACTCCAGTACATTTCTTCTCACATGGCTCAACAATGATGCTTGGAGAGGAGTCCTCATCGGCTTGTTACTGGAAGAAATGCGGTGATGAGGCTCTTGAGCACGGAATTAAGGGAGTC CTAAACAATGATCTCGAGACGGCCAACCGATGTATCAAGCTACTGGCAGATGCTGGGTTCAACGTGTGCGGCAACGATACGGTTGAATTGATTCACGACGTGTATCTTATCCTCATACGCATGTTTCCCAAGACATGCCCACCTGCCACACTTATCTCATTAAACGCGCGCTATGATCCCCATTACCACATGAAAGTCGGTTCGACTGTCCGTGAGCTGCGGAACGAGGGGTATCTTATCATAGGTACCGGTGGTGCAGTCCACAACCTGTATAGGAGTCG ACAGGCCGTGGAGGATGTAATCACCACCACCTCGGGGCCACAGCTCAGACGGGCAATGACGAGACTCATGAAGCATCCTGAGTACCGGGATGCGCATGCGACAGACGATCGGTTCAGGCCGGCTATGTTTATGGCAGGCGCAGCTGGAGAATTTGAGGATGTGGGCTCACCAGCAGTCCTGGGAGCTGAGACGTGGGAGTTGACAAATAAGTGCAACTCTCAGTTCACTGAAGTTGGTAGAGCTTGA
- a CDS encoding Salicylate hydroxylase, putative has product MDVNSPANGLRVLIVGAGIGGLAAAIALRQQGHEVELFERSQFANEVGAAIHLTPNANGLLKRIGFKASEYGAVQTEQIRDYTSDGKLVFTGSLTQFADTWQHEWLLIHRAHLHEGLKNKAKAPGKGKPAVLHTSSKVTGVDPKTATVILEDGTEVRGDVVIGADGVHSVTRGHVGGSDKQPFSSGKNAFRFMISRKEVLDDPETAHLVRDFGSVDMWHSSDSNVVIYPCVNNEMLNFVCIHPDNLTNIGVSGGWDQTVGKDTLLEIYKNYDSVVRKILAKADAQTLKIWPLLDMETLPTWVDHRLALIGDAAHPFLPYRASGGAMALEDGIALGVLLPGDLPKEQIPERLKLYETARHERVTRIQEYTRESGRSHLPVDKVMKILSEIYDYDEFDSATELLRQHQRTQNPKAYYRQPSVFGPMPGPRQDFWGRSRALASAKASFCTASIKIKTSRTLLKNLLPNSAYSFSGNGSVAYATFSQTTLDGLDWLAGGGYNHMGLYIHGIEYQQANGEITRGTYLPIMFEDLTDPILSGREELGFPKVFSTIDVNKRQESYHVTTSWRGAVWGRMTLTGLSEVEKTASTDVGSTDPGILVHRYMPSVGREGKGTPEAEYPVFVDYAQESQIVPTKITRVLNASQGTIQIDGLEWNQLPTLHHIISRLAEIPVYGIVEAKVIEGEGVMDISAAKRIHALSYLGRRSQHAKNTSKGGNGASLLKRIASDEGSQVIVSGTVWAVVKARKSFLTKSKIPERLLLIHQVSSLDDAINFCNSMGTLNATSTFAAPAAAKYVSESIDAGVAWINHVPYDMLFGPVLPLNTALSQESRKISPEASW; this is encoded by the exons ATGGACGTGAACTCCCCTGCAAATGGCCTGAGAGTGCTCATTGTCGGGGCCGGCATTGGTGGCTTAGCAGCAGCTATCGCTCTTCGTCAGCAAGGCCATGAAGTTGAA TTGTTTGAGCGATCTCAATTCGCCAACGAGGTTGGCGCAGCCATTCACCTTACTCCCAATGCAAACGGTCTTTTGAAGAGGATTGGATTTAAAGCTTCTGAGTATGGCGCCGTACAAACGGAGCAG ATTCGAGACTACACCTCCGATGGCAAACTCGTTTTCACTGGGAGCCTTACTCAATTTGCGGATACTTGGCAGCAT GAATGGCTTCTGATTCATCGTGCTCACCTTCACGAAGGGCTGAAAAACAAGGCCAAGGCCCCTGGTAAGGGAAAGCCTGCGGTTTTGCACACTTCCAGCAAGGTGACTGGAGTTGATCCAAAGACTGCAACTGTCATCCTTGAGGATGGAACCGAAGTTCGTGGTGATGTTGTCATCGGTGCTGATGGTGTGCACTCTGTAACCCGGGGTCACGTTGGTGGTTCCGATAAGCAGCCCTTCAGCTCAGGCAAAAATGCTTTCCGATTCATGATCTCGCGTAAGGAAGTGCTTGATGATCCTGAGACTGCCCATCTAGTGCGGGATTTTGGATCTGTCGACATGTGGCACAGCTCCGACAGCAACGTGGTTATTTACCCCTGCGTCAACAATGAAATGCTCAACTTTGTCTGTATTCACCCCGATAATCTCACCAATATTGGAGTCTCTGGAGGCTGGGACCAGACCGTTGGTAAGGACACGTTACTTGAAATCTACAAAAACTACGATTCCGTAGTTCGCAAAATTTTGGCAAAAGCGGATGCTCAGACACTGAAAATCTGGCCTCTCCTTGACATGGAAACTCTTCCTACTTGGGTTGATCACCGCCTAGCATTGATTGGAGATGCAGCTCATCCATTCCTACCTTATCGTGCATCTGGCGGTGCCATGGCACTCGAAGATGGTATTGCTCTGGGTGTTCTACTCCCAGGTGACCTTCCGAAGGAGCAGATCCCGGAGCGATTGAAGCTTTATGAGACTGCACGCCACGAACGAGTCACTCGGATTCAAGAATATACAAGGGAGTCTGGAAGAAGCCACTTGCCGGTGGACAAAG TAATGAAAATCCTTTCCGAGATTTACGACTACGACGAATTTGACTCCGCCACCGAACTATTGAGACAGCATCAGCGCACTCAAAACCCCAAGGCTTACTACCGGCAGCCATCTGTGTTCGGCCCAATGCCCGGTCCTCGCCAGGACTTTTGGGGCCGTAGCCGAGCTTTGGCATCTGCAAAGGCTAGCTTCTGCACAGCTTccatcaagatcaaaaccAGTCGGACTCTGCTGAAGAACCTTTTGCCTAATTCCGCATACAGCTTCTCCGGAAACGGTAGTGTGGCCTACGCAACTTTCTCCCAAACCACCTTGGATGGCTTGGACTGGCTTGCAGGAGGAGGATATAACCACATGGGGCTCTACATCCACGGAATTGAATATCAGCAAGCTAATGGAGAAATCACTCGAGGAACATATCTTCCAATCATGTTCGAGGATCTCACAGATCCTATCCTCTCCGGAAGAGAAGAGCTTGGATTCCCGAAGGTTTTCAGTACCATCGACGTGAACAAGCGGCAAGAGTCTTATCATGTTACCACAAGCTGGAGAGGCGCGGTGTGGGGTCGGATGACATTGACTGGTCTTAGTGAGGTGGAGAAGACTGCGTCAACCGATGTCGGGTCTACGGATCCGGGTATCTTGGTACATCGCTATATGCCCTCTGTGGGCCGAGAGGGTAAGGGCACCCCGGAGGCAGAGTATCCAGTGTTTGTCGATTATGCACAGGAGTCCCAAATTGTGCCGACCAAAATTACCCGTGTGCTCAACGCGTCTCAAGGAACCATTCAGATCGATGGCCTTGAGTGGAACCAGCTGCCTACCTTGCACCATATCATCTCTCGCCTTGCCGAGATCCCAGTTTATGGCATTGTTGAAGCTAAGGTCATTGAAGGTGAAGGAGTGATGGATATTTCTGCTGCGAAGAGAATT CACGCCCTGAGCTATCTGGGTCGCCGATCGCAGCATGCCAAGAATACGTCAAAGGGAGGCAACGGTGCCTCTTTGTTGAAACGAATTGCGTCAGACGAAGGTTCTCAAGTCATCGTTTCTGGGACTGTTTGGGCCGTGGTTAAGG CTCGGAAATCCTTTCTCACGAAGTCCAAGATACCTGAGAGGCTTCTCTTGATCCACCAGGTCTCGAGTCTAGATGATGCGATCAACTTCTGCAATTC CATGGGCACGCTCAATGCAACCTCTACCTTTGCTGCACCCGCTGCGGCGAAGTATGTTTCAGAATCAATCGATGCCGGAGTGGCATGGATCAACCACGTCCCTTATGATATGCTAT TCGGTCCAGTTCTCCCTCTCAATACTGCACTTAGTCAAGAATCCCG CAAGATCTCTCCTGAAGCCAGCTGGTAA
- a CDS encoding Hydrolase, CocE/NonD family, putative has protein sequence MPNPIKDITRVDATSFPYIFEENVTIRLANDAGVIRCNVYRPKDVPNAPVLVTYGPYGKDLHYKNFAINSYNEVNPEHHSDHSAWETPDPGFWTKHGYAVVRADERGLGQSPGVLDTMSRGTSEAFVDVVEWAAEQPWSNGKVGLLGISYYAGSQWRVAARQPKGLACIIPWEGMSDYYRDRCRHGGILSNAFIKFWWDRQVVSNQYGLAGRAARNWGPDTIEGDLSEEELVANRNDQNVDNLRNRFRDDPYYSSKEYNMEDIKVPLLSVANWGGILLHLRGNVMGYLNAGSDLKYLRFITGRHDLPFYYKEEVDIQKSFLDAFLKGEDKAGWSTGEAPKVDILLRKGNVGFNNAEAEKTYGRRVENEWPIGRTQYTKFFLTPSQQLETKTPEPESKLAKLNYRALGTLDKPSLLQFSTPAFEQETEITGHVTAHLNVSVTPDKGGHLPSDIDLFLTLRYISPSGEEVFYTGTAGDPVPLTKGWLRVSMRKINNQHLRHNEHIPYRDYFSSDVLPVLPGEVYPVDVEIWPTNIVVEKGGKLILEVASGDTQGSGIFQHNDPTDRAAEKLQGMNHIHFGSSYQNFVTLPIIPNA, from the exons ATGCCGAATCCCATCAAGGACATCACCCGCGTGGACGCGACTTCTTTCCCCTACATTTTCGAGGAGAACGTTACCATCCGTCTTGCGAACGACGCCGGGGTTATTCGCTGCAATGTGTACCGTCCCAAGGATGTTCCTAACGCACCCGTTTTGGTGACCTATGGTCCCTATGGCAAAGATCTTCACTACAAAAA CTTCGCCATCAACTCCTACAATGAAGTGAATCCCGAACATCATTCCGATCACTCTGCGTGGGAGACTCCAGACCCTGGCTTTTGGACAAAGCACGGCTATGCTGTCGTTCGTGCCGACGAGCGGGGTTTAGGTCAGTCTCCTGGGGTCTTGGATACCATGTCTCGTGGCACCAGCGAGGCCTTTGTGGATGTGGTTGAATGGGCCGCAGAACAGCCTTGGTCCAATGGAAAGGTCGGCCTTCTTGGTATCAGCTACTATGCTGGCAGCCAGTGGCGTGTAGCTGCACGCCAGCCCAAAGGATTGGCTTGCATCATTCCCTGGGAGGGAATGTCCGATTACTATCGTGACCGTTGCCGCCACGGCGGTATCCTGTCGAATGCCTTCATTAAGTTCTGGTGGGATCGCCAAGTTGTGTCGAATCAATACGGTCTCGCCGGGCGCGCGGCCCGCAACTGGGGTCCTGATACCATCGAAGGCGACCTCTCGGAGGAGGAGTTGGTCGCTAACCGGAACGATCAGAATGTTGACAACCTGAGGAACCGATTCCGTGATGATCCTTACTATTCCTCCAAAGAGTACAACATGGAGGATATCAAGGTTCCCCTCCTTAGCGTGGCTAACTGGGGTGGTATCCTGCTGCACCTACGTGGTAATGTGATGGGTTATCTGAATGCTGGATCAGATTTGAAATATCTTCGTTTCATTACTGGTCGCCACGATTTACCATTCTACTATAAGGAAGAAGTTGACATTCAAAAGAGCTTCCTGGATGCCTTCCTGAAGGGAGAAGATAAGGCTGGCTGGAGTACGGGTGAAGCACCCAAGGTCGATATTTTGCTGAGAAAGGGCAATGTCGGTTTTAACAATGCTGAGGCAGAGAAGACATATGGTCGACGAGTCGAGAACGAGTGGCCTATTGGCCGGACTCAGTACACCAAATTCTTCTTGACTCCCTCTCAGCAGCTGGAAACCAAGACACCAGAGCCAGAATCCAAGCTGGCTAAGCTCAACTATCGCGCGCTGGGAACTCTCGATAAACCCTCCCTCCTGCAATTCTCCACTCCCGCCTTCGAGCAGGAAACCGAAATCACGGGTCACGTCACAGCTCATTTGAACGTTTCCGTTACCCCAGACAAGGGCGGTCATTTGCCTTCCGATATTGATCTCTTCCTGACTCTTCGGTATATCTCTCCCTCGGGAGAGGAAGTTTTCTATACGGGAACCGCCGGCGATCCTGTGCCTCTGACCAAGGGGTGGCTCCGTGTTAGCATGCGGAAGATTAACAACCAGCACTTGAGACACAATGAGCACATCCCCTACAGAGACTACTTCTCGAGCGATGTCTTGCCCGTTTTACCTGGTGAGGTTTATCCCGTTGATGTGGAGATCTGGCCTACCAACATCGTGGTTGAGAAGGGCggcaagctcatcctggagGTGGCGTCCGGTGACACGCAAGGCTCGGGCATCTTCCAGCACAATGACCCGACTGACCG TGCCGCCGAGAAATTGCAGGGAATGAACCATATTCACTTCGGATCGTCCTACCAGAACTTTGTTACCTTACCGATCATTCCCAATGCGTAA
- a CDS encoding Cupin 2, conserved barrel, with protein sequence MSTELPSINRYITTHDQNGKAVFSTRVPEPVPQQVVNGVPFSLAYTSNEFPAQLSEDADIQKYQANLITPPGLAISTGTVCRIVDFPPAAESPMHRTVSLDYGVVLEGEIELSLDGGEKRVMKRGDVSIQRATNHAWKNITPNGGCARMLYVLTPCQPIKVEGLGVLGENIVGIDVEASK encoded by the coding sequence ATGAGCACCGAACTTCCCTCCATCAACCGTTATATTACCACTCACGACCAAAATGGCAAGGCTGTCTTTTCCACCCGAGTCCCCGAGCCTGTGCCCCAGCAGGTTGTCAATGGTGTCCCATTCAGCTTAGCATACACCTCCAATGAATTCCCAGCCCAGCTGTCTGAAGACGCTGATATTCAGAAATATCAGGCCAATCTCATTACGCCTCCCGGTCTTGCTATTTCGACCGGAACCGTTTGCCGAATTGTCGACTTCCCACCCGCTGCTGAAAGTCCTATGCATCGCACTGTTTCGTTGGATTATGGTGTCGTTTTGGAAGGCGAGATTGAACTTTCTCTGGATGGCGGGGAGAAGCGAGTTATGAAGAGAGGCGACGTCTCAATTCAGCGAGCTACAAACCATGCCTGGAAGAACATAACACCTAATGGCGGATGTGCAAGAATGTTGTATGTTCTTACCCCTTGCCAGCCTATCAAGGTGGAGGGCTTGGGAGTACTCGGCGAAAACATCGTGGGTATTGATGTGGAGGCTAGCAAATAA
- a CDS encoding C6 and C2H2 transcription factor, translated as MWLLMHPIRHALLPGGLPEDFTNVESARKIMAERIISSAMSDLTPRTSRSAVIFSVTSSDDMPRVITLHMAIIYPQESEDVYRKHNCQWSHRDDLNALAHEQEIWPTDQSEEGQNDFLTVARDPEPTRPHNGGRLGNSELQAPSDDMITTNEIDGASVSSLQYETFNEEMTDLNAFQLMGYDQLNVYGGMNFELGLTDADLELLDSLNRACPLQQPRFIQEEQPARRGIPTSPGFPNNVNTNPLHDSPLSHWTPRAEDNAYMDQHYLSVPQHLDTPESTGIPSPRIFAEPLSKESRDAAFALVVERCHQKSSNRIMQCFPSAELLDSLVQCFFTQQRSKIDAWIHEPTMQLNQESPEMILTLAAAGAVRSDVEAIQRLGYAMLEVARLQVNGKYEDSNILTRNLKQHQEYVLILQIGLWSGDKRRVEIAESFSQPVVTMLRRAACFKHEAYPTIIPTPTDDDATLERKWREWVEHESFKRLVHHMFIHDAQASVMRSINSLISHMELDLPMPFSRKIWDAKTAAQWRSVYLQEVPKKTSPIPSLATSLQNISSLSRFPRHGDFRLAALAIVHGMSTMVSDCNQPRHGLSGQWSALVLNLWQQELLQVLEQFEIVAVEPLQRLTPAIPLIYQTVSLSLYLPLGILETFSGKDGEKRSSEIYQLFIRRISASNLRQASWHAGQVLRIARSMPSGSLTGFCATCVYFSALALWSLSTIISSSDLTLDAGNDDDETVFLLDGESDSAALRRFTLFGQGTPAISSFNQHIPLNDRAGVMRFFQQLLRLKYHGGNSDQQTRALNNAFSVLGNTYSSTIRGQRKRKNSEN; from the exons ATGTGGCTGCTTATGCATCCAATTCGCCACGCACTCCTTCCAGGGGGCCTGCCCGAGGATTTTACCAATGTGGAGTCTGCAAGAAAGATTATGGCCGAGCGGATCATCTCATCCGCCATGTCCGATCTC ACACCGCGGACAAGCCGTTCAGCTGTGAT TTTCTCAGTGACCTCCTCCGACGACATGCCCAGGGTCATAACGCTGCACATGGCCATAATTTATCCCCAAGAATCAGAGGACGTGTATCGCAAGCAT AACTGCCAATGGTCCCATAGGGATGATCTAAACGCACTGGCTCACG AACAAGAGATTTGGCCTACCGATCAATCGGAGGAGGGGCAAAACG ACTTTTTAACGGTTGCACGAGACCCTGAGCCGACGAGACCACATAACGGCGGCCGTTTGGGCAATTCTGAACTTCAGGCTCCGTCGGATGATATGATAACAACCAACGAAATTGATG GAGCGAGTGTCAGCTCACTCCAATACGAAACCTTCAACGAAGAAATGACAGATTTGAATGCGTTTCAACTGATG GGTTATGATCAGTTGAATGTGTATGGCGGTATGAACTTTGAGCTCGGGTTGACAGATGCAGATCTCGAACTCCTTGACTCCTTGAATAGAGCCTGCCCTCTGCAACAACCTCGGTTTATTCAGGAGGAACAGCCGGCTCGGCGAGGTATCCCGACTAGTCCGGGGTTTCCCAATAATGTCAACACAAATCCTCTCCATGATTCCCCTTTGTCTCATTGGACTCCCCGAGCGGAAGACAATGCGTACATGGATCAGCACTATCTGTCCGTACCCCAGCATCTTGACACTCCAGAATCTACAGGTATCCCCAGTCCACGCATTTTTGCAGAGCCCTTGTCGAAAGAGAGCCGAGATGCGGCATTTGCATTAGTTGTCGAAAGATGCCATCAAAAGAGCTCGAATCGAATCATGCAGTGCTTTCCAAGCGCAGAGCTACTAGATAGTCTGGTTCAATGTTTCTTTACACAACAGAGATCCAAAATTGATGCTTGGATTCATGAGCCAACTATGCAACTGAATCAAGAAAGCCCAGAGATGATATTAACTCTCGCCGCTGCGGGAGCAGTTCGCTCCGACGTGGAGGCAATCCAGAGACTTGGCTATGCTATGCTGGAGGTGGCTAGACTTCAAGTCAATGGCAAG TATGAAGATAGCAATATTCTGACTCGCAATTTGAAACAACACCAAGAATATGTCCTCATTCTTCAAATTGGACTTTGGAGTGGTGACAAACGGCGCGTTGAAATTGCAGAGAGTTTTTCTCAGCCAGTCGTGACT ATGCTACGACGAGCTGCGTGCTTTAAACATGAAGCCTATCCCACTATCATTCCCACTCCGACCGATGACGATGCAACCCTCGAGCGCAAATGGCGCGAATGGGTCGAGCATGAGTCATTCAAAAG GCTTGTTCACCACATGTTCATTCATGACGCCCAAGCATCTGTCATGCGATCCATAAATTCACTTATCTCTCACATGGAGCTGGATCTCCCTATGCCCTTCTCACGCAAAATTTGGGATGCGAAGACCGCCGCTCAATGGAGGTCCGTATATCTCCAAGAGGTTCCAAAAAAGACATCTCCCATACCATCGTTGGCCACCAGCTTGCAAAATATCTCCAGTCTCAGCCGTTTCCCTCGTCATGGTGATTTTCGATTAGCCGCACTAGCAATTGTCCACGGCATGTCAACGATGGTATCTGACTGCAACCAACCACGTCACGGACTATCCGGCCAGTGGAGCGCGCTGGTCCTGAATTTATGGCAGCAAGAACTACTGCAGGTTCTGGAGCAATTTGAAATTGTTGCAGTTGAGCCCCTACAGCGCCTGACCCCGGCCATTCCGCTTATCTACCAAACCGTCTCACTTTCGTTATACCTGCCACTGGGTATCCTTGAGACCTTTTCGGGGAAAGATGGTGAAAAACGGTCATCTGAAATCTACCAGTTATTTATTCGACGAATCAGTGCGTCCAATCTGCGACAGGCAAGCTGGCATGCTGGTCAGGTTCTGCGCATCGCAAGATCTATGCCTTCTGGGTCACTTACTGGGTTTTGTGCTACCTGCGTCTATTTTTCTGCGCTTGCATTGTGGTCGCTGAGCACCATAATCTCGTCGAGCGATCTGACTTTAGATGCCGGaaacgatgatgatgaaacCGTGTTTCTCTTGGATGGCGAAAGTGACAGCGCTGCACTGCGTCGATTCACACTCTTTGGGCAGGGAACCCCGGCCATATCATCTTTTAATCAACATATACCCTTGAACGATCGAGCGGGGGTCATGCGCTTCTTTCAACAATTGCTACGCTTGAAGTATCATGGAGGCAACTCTGATCAGCAAACGAGGGCTTTGAATAATGCGTTCTCCGTGCTGGGAAATACTTACTCCTCTACTATTCGAGGGCAAcggaagaggaagaattcGGAAAATTGA
- a CDS encoding Aldehyde dehydrogenase (AldH12), putative, whose protein sequence is MLTEVKAAPIVAKFMIASGLLGQFQSVDSVAMGKEQGEEDSKPKPTQDTANVGETGNTSQWPGARSAEVTSHQRTWRTTHAADEDEEAWRHDPNLFVFDLPE, encoded by the coding sequence atgttgacagaagtgaaggcagcgccgatcgtggcgaagttcatgatcgcatcgggactcttgggacagtttcagtcagtggactcggtcgccatgggtaaggagcagggggaggaggattcaaaaccgaaaccaacccaagacactgcgaatgttggagaaacagggaacacatcacagtggccgggcgccaggtccgccgaggtcacctcacaccaacgcacatggagaacaacgcacgctgccgatgaagacgaagaagcatggcgccatgacccgaacctattcgtgttcgacctgccggagtga